A window of Eubacteriaceae bacterium ES3 contains these coding sequences:
- a CDS encoding FN3 associated domain-containing protein, with translation MVINKPEGQNISLYYSIDGSTPSEQSIKYESPVIISSNTTLRSIAIDESGNKSEVKTAEYVIAAVQTPVVETPVVDTTASERAIFEDNIRGTWVVDDGSGYLIYYDFYDGYFYAGDGGAYGYEGSYTFSIESGTNGTIGTVYGGGQTMYIDCNPMGDNAIYINGYYASYVTY, from the coding sequence GTGGTGATCAATAAACCTGAGGGACAAAACATTTCTCTTTATTATTCCATTGACGGGTCAACCCCGAGTGAACAATCGATTAAATATGAGTCACCCGTGATCATTTCATCCAATACAACGCTACGCAGTATTGCCATTGATGAAAGCGGCAATAAAAGTGAGGTTAAAACGGCAGAATATGTGATTGCGGCAGTGCAGACACCAGTTGTTGAAACGCCGGTAGTTGATACGACCGCATCGGAGCGGGCGATCTTCGAAGATAATATCAGAGGGACCTGGGTAGTCGATGATGGAAGTGGGTATCTGATCTATTATGATTTTTATGATGGTTATTTCTATGCTGGTGATGGGGGTGCTTATGGATATGAAGGGTCTTATACATTTAGTATAGAATCTGGAACTAACGGAACTATTGGGACTGTTTATGGCGGTGGTCAGACCATGTATATTGACTGTAATCCGATGGGAGACAATGCGATTTATATTAATGGCTATTACGCATCATATGTTACGTATTAA
- a CDS encoding zinc-ribbon domain-containing protein — translation MNNGWKLIDKESEGMKMGRICPNCQNEVESDAHFCTQCGYKFNEENGNAENSQPVHQENVPVTNEKPSGNSNKALIIVVSIVGALILIGVGILVALRLTEGFMTNPETKDEQESETSAVVLQLPTYSLPGGPIPENRQW, via the coding sequence ATGAATAATGGCTGGAAACTGATAGACAAAGAGAGTGAGGGAATGAAAATGGGGAGAATTTGTCCAAATTGTCAAAATGAAGTTGAGTCAGATGCACACTTTTGTACACAGTGTGGATATAAATTTAATGAAGAAAATGGAAATGCAGAAAATAGTCAACCAGTGCATCAGGAAAATGTTCCGGTTACAAATGAGAAACCATCGGGGAATTCCAATAAAGCACTGATTATTGTTGTTTCAATAGTTGGTGCGCTAATTTTGATTGGGGTAGGGATTCTGGTGGCATTACGGTTGACCGAAGGTTTTATGACTAATCCTGAGACTAAGGATGAGCAAGAGAGTGAAACCTCTGCAGTAGTACTTCAATTACCGACATATTCACTGCCGGGGGGACCTATACCGGAGAACAGACAGTGGTGA
- a CDS encoding EAL domain-containing protein: MKILAVDDSATDRYLIQNILSDYQLVMAADGLDGLQKLFEDDEIRLIILDLNMPVMDGFQMLKSMKSNPRYKDMRVIILSSFDEIENELAGLKLGAVDYIRKPIHPETLRVRIDIHVQLLEIQKTLEERVYNQGLTFDIMFEQSPIGVAISDSNQMEKEIALPVFDIMNPMFEQIIGRVVKEARQVDWKKITHPDDRQEEQENFRLLSAGQTERYSMEKRYFRPDGSIVWVFMVVASLNVLGESGRRYVCLAQDITKRKEAENALAESERSKSVLLSHLPGLAYRCDFVPDWTMRFVSQGCLKLTGYPVESLLNNRDVTYNEIIAPEYREPVWNECVRCAQEHISFKFEYEILTASGKRKWVLEVGEAIFNDQDEAYAFEGIVIDISERKVVENKLKYNYEHDINTGLYNRAALEALLENDWHESHQEKRAVISINLNTVQSLSVVYGHHYTLDLIKQVAEILKPFSSDNYLLFSTYVDRFAFYVRGYRDKQELLRFCEKIAEDLKAFLISERLGGGIGIIEINDDKRWNTERLLKNLLITSENAVRLQEFAIRFYDDQVEKQIEREKEIERTLNRIINKDLHAEFSLDFQPILDLETGQVCGFESLARMNSLNLGRVAPLDFIPISEKTKLIVPLGYKIFEMAFRFLKIIEAQGYTELRIGVNVSIIQFREKGFIKGLFKLVEEMEINPQMITIEITESFFESDFNAMNKILMALMEAGFKISIDDFGTGYSTLSREQDLNVNYLKIDKSFVDKLMTSPPEKVIIAEIISMAHKQRHHVVAEGVEYETQRELLKKFGCDMIQGYLVSKPLSEMDALAFLKKIEFDKNSSQKSC; the protein is encoded by the coding sequence ATGAAAATACTGGCAGTTGATGATTCTGCAACAGATCGCTATTTGATACAAAATATTTTAAGTGATTATCAGCTTGTTATGGCTGCTGATGGCCTGGATGGACTGCAAAAATTATTTGAAGATGACGAAATCAGATTAATTATTTTGGATCTGAATATGCCGGTAATGGACGGATTTCAGATGCTTAAATCAATGAAATCAAATCCGCGATATAAAGATATGCGGGTTATTATTCTGTCCAGTTTTGATGAGATCGAAAATGAACTGGCTGGTTTAAAACTAGGGGCAGTAGACTATATTCGTAAGCCCATCCATCCTGAAACCCTCCGCGTCAGGATAGACATCCACGTTCAGCTACTTGAAATCCAAAAAACTCTGGAAGAGCGTGTTTATAATCAGGGATTGACTTTTGATATCATGTTTGAACAGTCACCAATTGGGGTGGCGATTTCAGACAGCAATCAGATGGAAAAGGAAATTGCACTGCCGGTTTTTGATATTATGAATCCGATGTTTGAGCAGATTATCGGCAGAGTTGTTAAGGAAGCCAGACAAGTGGACTGGAAGAAAATTACCCATCCAGATGATCGGCAAGAAGAACAGGAGAATTTCCGCCTCCTATCTGCCGGTCAAACCGAACGCTATTCTATGGAAAAACGTTACTTTAGACCAGACGGCTCGATTGTCTGGGTTTTTATGGTGGTAGCGTCTTTGAATGTACTGGGAGAAAGCGGGAGACGGTATGTTTGCCTGGCACAGGATATTACTAAAAGAAAAGAGGCAGAAAATGCCTTGGCCGAGAGTGAACGAAGTAAATCAGTGCTGTTGTCACATCTGCCAGGATTGGCATATCGTTGCGATTTTGTTCCCGATTGGACCATGCGTTTTGTATCGCAAGGTTGCCTGAAGCTGACTGGTTATCCGGTTGAAAGTCTTTTAAATAATCGGGATGTTACCTATAATGAGATTATTGCTCCAGAGTACCGGGAACCTGTCTGGAATGAATGTGTTCGCTGTGCACAGGAGCATATTTCATTTAAATTTGAGTACGAAATTTTAACCGCATCCGGGAAGAGGAAATGGGTCCTTGAGGTCGGGGAAGCAATTTTTAATGATCAGGATGAAGCTTATGCTTTTGAAGGTATTGTGATTGATATCTCTGAGCGTAAAGTTGTTGAAAACAAACTGAAATACAACTATGAGCATGATATCAATACCGGTCTTTATAACAGGGCAGCTCTCGAAGCTTTGCTGGAGAATGATTGGCATGAGTCACATCAGGAAAAGCGGGCAGTGATCAGCATTAACCTAAATACTGTACAGTCTCTGTCAGTGGTTTATGGTCATCACTATACACTGGATTTAATTAAGCAGGTGGCGGAGATACTTAAACCTTTTTCTTCCGATAACTATTTACTCTTTAGTACCTATGTTGATCGTTTTGCTTTTTATGTCAGGGGGTACAGGGACAAGCAGGAGCTTCTGCGCTTTTGTGAAAAAATTGCCGAAGATCTAAAAGCCTTTTTGATTTCAGAAAGACTTGGCGGTGGAATTGGGATTATTGAAATAAATGATGATAAGCGCTGGAATACAGAACGGCTTCTAAAAAATCTTTTAATTACCTCAGAAAATGCAGTACGGCTTCAGGAATTTGCGATCCGATTTTATGATGACCAGGTGGAAAAGCAGATTGAACGTGAAAAGGAGATTGAAAGAACCCTAAACCGGATTATCAATAAAGATTTGCATGCGGAATTCAGTCTTGATTTTCAGCCGATACTTGATCTCGAAACAGGACAGGTTTGCGGTTTTGAGTCCTTAGCCAGGATGAACAGCCTAAATTTGGGAAGGGTAGCCCCTCTCGACTTTATTCCGATTTCCGAGAAAACCAAGCTTATTGTGCCCCTTGGTTATAAGATTTTTGAGATGGCTTTTCGTTTTTTAAAAATTATCGAAGCGCAGGGGTATACGGAGCTTCGAATTGGAGTTAATGTTTCAATTATTCAGTTTAGAGAGAAGGGTTTTATAAAAGGCCTGTTTAAGCTGGTAGAAGAAATGGAAATAAATCCCCAAATGATTACTATAGAGATTACTGAATCTTTTTTTGAATCCGACTTTAACGCGATGAATAAGATCCTAATGGCATTAATGGAAGCTGGTTTTAAAATTTCAATTGATGATTTTGGAACCGGATACTCAACACTTTCAAGAGAACAGGATCTAAATGTAAATTATCTAAAAATCGATAAGTCTTTTGTTGATAAACTGATGACTTCCCCCCCTGAAAAAGTAATAATCGCTGAAATTATTTCAATGGCCCATAAACAGAGACATCATGTAGTAGCCGAAGGGGTTGAATATGAGACTCAGCGTGAGCTTTTAAAAAAATTTGGCTGTGATATGATCCAGGGCTATCTTGTCAGTAAGCCTTTGTCTGAAATGGATGCGCTTGCATTTCTGAAAAAGATTGAGTTTGATAAGAACTCCAGTCAGAAAAGCTGCTGA
- a CDS encoding helix-turn-helix transcriptional regulator, with protein MNALNIGKNILDKRRKRGITQEELAHFLGVSKASVSKWETQQSYPDILLLPELSAFFNISIDELLGYAPQMTSQDIKKAYRQLAEDFAVKPFEVVYASCQKLIKEYYSCFPLLNEMALLLINHHMLIEDAEKRKAILNEAVNLCQRVKTESDDLQHMKEAINLEATAYLMLSEPHAVLDLLGETVSLLPLDTEMISKAYELLGNIPKAKEILQISMYQHLIILVGTAPSYLMMHTDEPEKFEEILSRTLDLSKIYNLESLHPNTMAQVYYTAAHHYAVHQKKELSLKMLAAYASVCQSNFFPFSIHGDDYFDQIDGWFEELKISTSAPRSDAVIIDSMVESLLHNPAFEPLKNEKEFKKIVLQFKNLKGEKK; from the coding sequence ATGAACGCATTAAACATCGGTAAAAATATTTTAGATAAACGTCGTAAAAGAGGTATTACCCAGGAAGAACTGGCACATTTTCTTGGTGTTTCAAAAGCTTCCGTTTCAAAATGGGAAACCCAGCAGAGTTATCCTGATATCCTGCTGCTGCCAGAACTCAGCGCTTTTTTTAATATCAGCATTGACGAATTGCTAGGTTATGCGCCGCAAATGACTAGCCAGGATATTAAAAAAGCCTATCGTCAACTGGCTGAAGACTTTGCTGTCAAACCTTTTGAAGTTGTTTATGCAAGCTGTCAAAAGCTGATCAAAGAGTATTACTCCTGCTTTCCCTTATTAAATGAAATGGCCCTTTTGCTCATTAATCATCATATGCTGATTGAAGATGCCGAGAAAAGAAAAGCAATTTTGAATGAAGCTGTAAACTTGTGTCAACGGGTAAAAACTGAATCTGATGACCTGCAGCACATGAAGGAAGCAATTAATCTGGAAGCCACTGCCTATCTGATGCTGTCCGAGCCCCATGCCGTACTTGATCTGCTCGGCGAAACCGTTTCTTTGCTTCCGCTGGATACTGAGATGATTTCAAAGGCCTATGAACTGCTTGGCAATATTCCCAAAGCTAAAGAAATCCTCCAGATCAGTATGTATCAGCACCTGATTATTCTGGTTGGTACCGCGCCCTCCTATTTGATGATGCATACAGATGAGCCGGAAAAATTTGAAGAAATCCTTAGTCGTACCCTGGACCTTTCTAAGATTTATAATCTGGAATCTCTCCATCCCAATACCATGGCCCAGGTTTATTACACCGCTGCCCATCATTACGCTGTGCATCAAAAAAAGGAGCTTTCGCTCAAGATGCTAGCGGCTTACGCCAGTGTATGTCAGTCCAACTTTTTCCCCTTTTCAATCCATGGTGATGACTATTTCGATCAGATTGACGGCTGGTTTGAAGAGTTGAAAATTTCTACCAGCGCACCAAGAAGTGATGCTGTAATCATCGACAGTATGGTTGAATCCCTCTTGCATAACCCGGCTTTTGAACCACTTAAAAACGAAAAAGAATTTAAAAAAATTGTTTTACAGTTTAAAAATCTGAAAGGAGAAAAGAAATGA
- a CDS encoding CPBP family intramembrane metalloprotease produces MKRIYIFLGICFALTWSLEFFMMANGGLSSTFGLLMLSAVMLIPAISTILTRLITKEGFKNFGIRPHLKGNVRWYLSAWFLPSILIGLGAILYFLIFPEHFDPTMSQMVSQYEAQGVALPEGSMTALFISQLAMGLLLGPALNIITTSGEEIGWRGYLLPKLMDKFSPRLSVIISGAIWGLWHAPVIAMGHNYGLDYPFFPWLGIFAMILWCIVLAAFFSFVTIKTKSWLPASIAHGSVNSFASISVFFTIGDVSPFIGPLPVGIVGGAGVILLGIISFIKLGKEQTDLTF; encoded by the coding sequence ATGAAACGTATTTATATTTTCCTGGGCATCTGCTTTGCCCTGACCTGGTCTCTGGAATTCTTTATGATGGCTAATGGAGGGCTATCTTCCACCTTTGGACTGCTGATGCTCTCAGCCGTCATGTTAATTCCTGCTATTTCGACCATCCTAACCCGACTTATTACCAAAGAAGGCTTTAAAAATTTTGGTATAAGACCTCATCTTAAAGGAAATGTCCGCTGGTATCTGTCAGCCTGGTTTCTGCCCTCAATTCTCATCGGTTTAGGTGCCATCCTCTACTTCCTGATTTTTCCTGAGCATTTTGACCCGACCATGAGTCAGATGGTCAGTCAGTATGAAGCCCAGGGAGTCGCTTTACCGGAAGGCTCAATGACAGCACTCTTTATTTCCCAGCTGGCGATGGGGTTACTGCTCGGACCAGCCCTTAATATCATAACCACTTCCGGCGAAGAAATCGGTTGGCGAGGCTATTTATTGCCCAAGCTAATGGATAAGTTCAGCCCTCGGCTATCGGTCATCATTTCCGGTGCCATCTGGGGACTATGGCACGCACCCGTTATTGCCATGGGCCATAATTACGGACTTGATTATCCCTTTTTTCCATGGCTCGGCATCTTTGCCATGATTCTCTGGTGCATTGTTTTAGCCGCTTTCTTTTCATTTGTTACCATCAAAACAAAGAGCTGGCTACCAGCTTCTATCGCCCATGGCTCAGTTAACAGTTTCGCTTCAATCTCAGTTTTTTTTACCATCGGTGATGTCAGCCCCTTTATTGGGCCATTGCCAGTGGGTATTGTTGGTGGGGCTGGTGTGATCCTACTTGGGATTATCAGCTTTATCAAACTGGGTAAAGAACAGACTGACCTGACTTTTTAA
- a CDS encoding alpha/beta hydrolase, with translation MNQEHKEIQTDNGTVHYWISKSAVKEAPCLLFTHGLTADHTMFEKQVEYFEKSCTVITWDVPLHGLSRPYSNFSYENTAVALKTILNREGIEQAILVGMSMGGYPCQEFASRYPQSVEKLVMLDTTPFGLEYYSKSDLWWLKRVAPLAKLYPDRVLRENMAKSVSNTEYSYHKMLAMLKPFTKDEIIEQMDIAYGNFARENKDMSFQCPVLLLLGDSDKTGKVRQYNQDWARRTGYPLHIIKNAAHFSNGDNPSQVNLEIEKFIEESCT, from the coding sequence ATGAATCAAGAACATAAAGAGATTCAAACCGACAACGGTACTGTCCATTACTGGATCAGCAAAAGCGCTGTTAAAGAGGCGCCCTGCCTTCTTTTTACCCATGGTCTGACAGCTGATCATACCATGTTTGAAAAACAGGTTGAGTATTTTGAAAAAAGCTGTACAGTAATAACCTGGGATGTGCCGCTGCATGGATTATCAAGGCCCTACAGCAATTTCTCTTATGAAAACACAGCAGTAGCACTAAAAACAATTCTTAATCGCGAAGGTATTGAGCAAGCTATTCTAGTGGGGATGTCAATGGGTGGCTATCCCTGTCAGGAATTTGCCAGCCGCTATCCCCAAAGTGTAGAAAAATTGGTGATGCTTGATACCACCCCGTTTGGTCTTGAATATTATTCTAAATCAGATTTATGGTGGCTAAAACGGGTTGCACCCCTGGCAAAACTATACCCGGATCGAGTTCTAAGAGAAAATATGGCCAAATCCGTTTCTAATACTGAATATTCCTATCATAAAATGCTTGCAATGCTTAAACCATTCACCAAAGATGAAATCATCGAACAGATGGATATAGCCTATGGTAATTTTGCCCGTGAAAATAAAGATATGAGTTTTCAATGTCCGGTTCTTCTACTTCTGGGAGATTCAGATAAAACCGGAAAAGTCCGGCAATATAACCAAGACTGGGCCAGGAGAACAGGATATCCTCTACACATTATAAAAAATGCCGCTCATTTTTCCAATGGCGATAATCCCAGTCAGGTAAATCTGGAGATTGAAAAATTTATAGAAGAATCATGTACATAA
- a CDS encoding AraC family transcriptional regulator — protein MDEEEIFRAVQRMQDYIEGHLNQRITLKDLANEAGYSPWYAARRFKEITGKAPFDYIRARRLTVAALRLRDQEVKIIDVALDFVFDSHEGFTRAFSREFGMSPSLYGKKTPPIALFMPQKVFDTYQFMNKGGNQMNEAQKTKTVFVQMIERPARKLLIKRGIKAEDYFDYCEEVGCEIWSVLCSVKEALYEPIGMWLPKHLIPDGTSRYVQGVELPLDYSNQIPDGYELIQLPPCTMMVFQGEPYDDNHFEEAIKEMWAHVKSYDPTLYGYEWDQESAPRFQLVPMGYRGYIEAWPVKAVNKNN, from the coding sequence GTGGATGAGGAAGAGATTTTTCGAGCTGTACAGAGAATGCAGGATTATATTGAAGGGCATCTGAATCAAAGAATTACTTTAAAGGACTTAGCTAATGAAGCAGGATATTCACCATGGTATGCAGCCAGGCGATTTAAGGAAATAACTGGGAAAGCACCTTTTGACTATATCCGAGCGCGAAGGCTTACAGTAGCGGCTCTTAGATTGAGAGATCAGGAAGTCAAGATTATTGATGTTGCATTGGATTTTGTGTTTGACTCGCATGAGGGATTCACCCGGGCTTTTTCAAGAGAATTTGGGATGTCTCCCAGTTTATATGGAAAAAAGACGCCGCCGATTGCTCTGTTTATGCCTCAGAAAGTTTTCGATACCTATCAGTTTATGAACAAAGGAGGTAATCAAATGAATGAAGCTCAAAAAACGAAAACGGTTTTTGTTCAGATGATTGAAAGACCGGCACGGAAGTTGCTCATAAAACGGGGAATCAAAGCTGAAGATTATTTTGACTATTGTGAGGAAGTCGGATGTGAAATCTGGTCGGTGCTGTGCAGTGTTAAGGAAGCACTCTATGAACCCATCGGAATGTGGTTGCCAAAACACCTTATACCGGATGGGACTTCCCGATATGTCCAGGGGGTTGAGTTACCGCTGGATTATTCCAATCAGATTCCTGATGGTTACGAATTGATTCAGCTTCCCCCATGTACAATGATGGTTTTTCAGGGTGAACCCTATGATGATAATCATTTTGAGGAAGCGATCAAAGAGATGTGGGCGCATGTGAAATCATATGATCCAACACTATATGGTTATGAGTGGGACCAGGAGTCTGCGCCGAGGTTCCAGCTGGTACCGATGGGCTATCGCGGATATATTGAAGCATGGCCGGTAAAAGCGGTAAATAAGAACAACTAA